One region of Mycobacteriales bacterium genomic DNA includes:
- a CDS encoding DUF4333 domain-containing protein, with the protein MPDGMTCKTCLTLSPPGAPACVRCNTPLDPVPRPDAGPRPGAGPRPGDGPRPGDGARPDAGLRPDAGLRPDAGLRPDAGSTRIGPGLAAPPKGAPGSSREFAVAVQPPGYGPEEEPPPAPEPPPEDPSLARRVTIVGLVVVVLVLVGGGAALWLTRPRYVDTGSVQQAVSADLSARGGGAVTVSCPGDQRLEAGVRFACIATDITGSKKPVTVTLVDSSGKYTWALGTA; encoded by the coding sequence GTGCCGGACGGGATGACCTGCAAGACCTGCCTCACGCTCAGCCCGCCGGGCGCGCCTGCCTGCGTACGCTGCAACACGCCGCTGGACCCGGTTCCCCGGCCGGACGCGGGTCCTCGGCCGGGCGCGGGTCCTCGGCCGGGCGACGGTCCTCGGCCGGGCGACGGGGCTCGGCCGGACGCGGGTCTTCGGCCGGACGCGGGTCTTCGGCCGGACGCGGGTCTTCGGCCGGACGCGGGGTCGACGCGGATCGGGCCGGGGCTGGCGGCGCCCCCGAAGGGGGCGCCGGGCTCCTCCCGGGAGTTCGCCGTCGCGGTCCAGCCGCCCGGCTACGGACCGGAGGAGGAGCCGCCGCCCGCGCCCGAGCCGCCGCCGGAGGACCCGTCGCTGGCCCGCCGGGTCACGATCGTCGGGCTGGTCGTCGTCGTCCTCGTGCTGGTCGGGGGCGGGGCGGCGCTCTGGCTGACCCGCCCGCGCTACGTCGACACCGGCAGCGTGCAGCAGGCGGTGAGCGCCGATCTGTCCGCCCGCGGCGGGGGAGCGGTCACCGTCAGCTGCCCGGGCGACCAACGACTCGAAGCCGGGGTACGATTCGCGTGCATTGCGACCGATATCACGGGCAGTAAAAAGCCAGTTACCGTGACACTTGTGGACAGCTCGGGCAAGTACACCTGGGCACTGGGAACCGCGTAG